The window GAGAGACAAATTGCCGAACGAACGGAAGCCAAGAGGCGAAAGGACTTCACACGCGCCGACGCCATCCGGGCGGAACTGGCAGCCCAGGGCATCATCATCGAGGACAGGCCTGACGGCACCAGCCGATGGAAGCGATGATGGCCAGGAGATCCTCTATGGTCTCCATGCGGTCCGTGAAGCTCTGAGAGCCGAGGCCCGGCCGCTCCAGCGTCTGCTCGTCATCCGGATGGACAAACAGTTCGGCGATCTCGTGCACATGGCGCGGGCCCGGCATATTCCGATCCATGTTCAGCCGCTGGCTTCGTTTGACCGGCTGGTGCCCGGTGGCAACCATCAAGGAGTAATCGCCTACGCCGCCGCCAAAGAGTACGCATCGGAAGAGGCTATTCTTGCCAAAGCGGCGCAACAGCAGGAAGCGCCGTTGCTGGTGATTCTCGATGGCGTAGAAGATCCGCATAATCTCGGCGCGGTGCTCAGGACGGCGGAGGGTGCCGGCGCGCATGGCGTTTTTATTCCCGAGCGGCGCGCGGCTGGGCTGACGTCGGTCGTCGCCAAAGCCTCGGCGGGGGCCATTGACCATATCCCCGTTGCGAGAGTGGTGAACACCTCACGATTGCTGGAGACGCTCAAAGAGGCCGGTGTCTGGATCTACGGGGTCGAGCCGGCCGCGACGAAGCTCATTACCGAGGTGGATCTGACCGGCCCGGTTGGCTTGGTGTTCGGGGGCGAGGGGAAAGGCATTCGTCAGGGAGTGCTGCAGCATTGCGACGAACGCATCCGCATTCCGATGAAGGGCCAGGTGCAGTCGCTCAATGTGTCGGCGTCGGCGGCGGTGACGCTGTTTGAGGCGGTCCGGCAGAGGAATGTGTCTGCGTCGATAGGCCGCAAGGCCTAACGGATTTTTAGCGATCCACTCTGGATCGCATTCTTCAGCAGCTGCGCGGTATTCGAGACGCGCAGTTTCTTCATCATATTGGCCCGGTGCGCTTCGACGGTCTTGACGCTGATTTTCAGCCGCGTGCCGATTTCCTTGTTTTTGAACCCAGCCCAGATCAGCTCCAGGATTTCCTGCTCGCGCGAGGTGAGCGACTCCGGGCGCTTTTTGCGGGGAGGCGGCTCAAGGTTCGCGAGGGATTTCTTGGCCTTCGGCTTCGTCGCTGCTTTCGCCATAATCGTCGGTTCTCCTTTGAATAGCCGTGGCTTCAGGTATACTGAGGTTTCGCGGGGTGAAGTATAGGAAGCCTGGCCGGGTGAAGTAAATGAAGTCCAATGGCCCTAGTAGGGTTACTCGGTAGGGAAATCAGAGTATTCGTAAGTACTGTGGGAGGCCGGGAGATTCGCCTCCGATGTGTCATTTGGGAGCGGTGTAGCGGGATGTGGCAGCTGTATCTGGTCGCGGGGATTTTCGGAGCGCTGATCGGAAGCTTTCTCAACGTGTGTATCTATCGGTTGCCGAGACGGGAGTCCATCGCCTGGCCTGGGTCGCATTGTCCCGCCTGCAGTCATCCTATCGCCTGGTATGACAATATCCCTCTCATCGGCTTTCTCGTGTTGCGTGGGCGGTGCCGCGCCTGTGCCGTCTCTATTCCGTTGCACTATCCCCTCGTGGAAGCGCTCAATTCCATAGGATATCTCGCGCTGCTGTGGCGATTTGGGCCGAGTGGGGAAACGGTGGTGTATGCGGGGCTGTTCTCGGCATTATTGGTCGTGGCGGGAACCGATCTCTCCCACAAAATCATACCGAACGCGGTGACGTACCCAGGCATCGTGTTGGGGTTGATAAGCGCGGGAACGGTGTTGCCACTGGGGTTGCTGAACGGCCTCATCGGGTTGCTGGTCGGGGGCGGGATCTTGTGGCTGTTGGCCTGGGCCAGCCCATATCTCTTTGGGAAGGAGGGAATGGGCGGGGGAGATATCAAGCTGCTTGCGATGCTGGGCGCCTTCCTGGGCTGGAAGCCGGCTGTGCTGACGATCATGATTGGATCGTTTGTGGGATCGGTGATCGGGGTGTCTCTCCTGGCCGC is drawn from Nitrospira sp. and contains these coding sequences:
- a CDS encoding prepilin peptidase, which codes for MWQLYLVAGIFGALIGSFLNVCIYRLPRRESIAWPGSHCPACSHPIAWYDNIPLIGFLVLRGRCRACAVSIPLHYPLVEALNSIGYLALLWRFGPSGETVVYAGLFSALLVVAGTDLSHKIIPNAVTYPGIVLGLISAGTVLPLGLLNGLIGLLVGGGILWLLAWASPYLFGKEGMGGGDIKLLAMLGAFLGWKPAVLTIMIGSFVGSVIGVSLLAAKMIKREDYIPFGPFLVFGAIVALFFGSSLIEWYQGLLSG
- the rlmB gene encoding 23S rRNA (guanosine(2251)-2'-O)-methyltransferase RlmB, encoding MRAEARPLQRLLVIRMDKQFGDLVHMARARHIPIHVQPLASFDRLVPGGNHQGVIAYAAAKEYASEEAILAKAAQQQEAPLLVILDGVEDPHNLGAVLRTAEGAGAHGVFIPERRAAGLTSVVAKASAGAIDHIPVARVVNTSRLLETLKEAGVWIYGVEPAATKLITEVDLTGPVGLVFGGEGKGIRQGVLQHCDERIRIPMKGQVQSLNVSASAAVTLFEAVRQRNVSASIGRKA
- a CDS encoding LuxR C-terminal-related transcriptional regulator, which translates into the protein MAKAATKPKAKKSLANLEPPPRKKRPESLTSREQEILELIWAGFKNKEIGTRLKISVKTVEAHRANMMKKLRVSNTAQLLKNAIQSGSLKIR